The DNA sequence gcagtttttgcagattttcaGCACCACAGTTTCTATAGGTTTTCGGCATcacggtttctgcagattttctgcagaaaatttgtcagttttcttCTCACATTTgtacagaattgttctgcagctcaagcatctgttctgcgacataCGTCACAATTTTTGTAGAATTCTGCTTTGAGGGTCAATTGTACTAAAATTATTGAAGTATACTAGTTACTTATGTTAATTATGATATGCATGTTtaagaacttgaatttatttaagAGCTTGCAGAAACTCATCTCCTgtaattctctctttttttttttttttgaaattgtatgtaaTGTAGACTATGCATGCATGAAAAGTTTATAATTACATGCAGCTTATTGGTAGCCTAATACttgtttgtaatttgttatttcaatgaattttgcAGGTTATTGGAAATATGCCTGAGTAATGGCCACTACTAAAGTTCCGGAACAAAAAGTCATTCTTTGCGGAGAATTTGGAGTTGGGAAAAGCTCACTTTTTAGAAGATTTGCTACAAATACTTTTGTTTCATGTTCAGATCGCCATTCGACCCTTGGACTTGATCactttgataaaatatttaatgttcatGGCAGAAGTGTTCGCGTAAGTTCAAAActtcaatatttgattaattgctTTCAGGGTTGCGTAAGGccagcttttattaaaaaaaactggtttttccgacattttaaaattatatactttGCAATTTATATTAATAGcctctatacattttaataagatTACCAATATTctatattttataatgaaatttgctgaaaataaaatgataaaagcaATTTTCCCAAAAACTGCTAATTGTTCCTAACATCTGACAAAAATTTTATGCCTTTGTTGGATGCTTCTCCATCTCATCTGGAATCTTGTAAAAGTCGAGGATTTTGTAATAGGGAAAGTTCATTACCTAatgatttttgtgattttttaattaagttgtaCACAACTGTCCTCCAGCTTCTGTGTCAATTCAGAGGGTTTTTTTCAACCAATAGCTTCAtttggagcaaagtgaaaaacagTTTAATTGTTGAAACAGTTGAAAATTAAAGGCAGAACCAAATAATTGGTAGTTTACTTTGTGCAGCAGCAGTAACATATAATCTCTTGAACACTTAGtgtaacagttattttttaataatttaaattgcaTTGAACAAGGTCGTGTAACTTGTTTTCCTATTTTTGTGCTGTAGACTTCCATATAATAAAAGTCTATTAGAAATACTTGTTTTTGAGATTATTTGGAaggattaaatatatatatatatatatatatattataagtggtataaaaaaagggggtggtGTTCAGGTCTAGACCCTTACTTGAAGCTCCAAATTAATtagttcctacaaaatataagttcctataaaattaattCTTACTGAaagttgaaagatttttttcatctgtttaaaagatatttttcaccaTATAATCAGTTTCTTATTGATGTATGTCTATGTAagaattgaattgaattatgACTgcattgatttacattttcaagtagccaagTTAAgcttcttgaattaaatattcgCTGTCAAGAAACGGTTAAGTAATATTCCttgttcaaatgagctaatttattaatctaaattaCTCTTCAAGTTCTTCTAGTCAATctaaaacaataaacaatgtgtgtgtgtgtgtgcttttatttatttatttttttttttttaatttatttttttttttttttaagttgcaaagtagtgacttcattttaaaaattggtgTAGTTCactactataaaaaaaaaaaatctgaccatTGCCCAGAACAAAATCCCGGCCCCTTTTCTTCTTCAACTGgtaatttcttaaaaacactTATTAATTTCCTTTCatcatcctgcaaatatttcaactattttgaaaattacaagtttttgtttaatattatagATAAGACTagcttttttttatcatattcagtcaattcgcgataacccAAATCTAAACGGACCGACaaaaaactttgacttatcggaagttggacttaccgctagtttcggttttcgacatCTTATatgaaaaaccatcgaatattttaattaatgtgtacaaataacagacaaaattacagaacttaaaagtttttaagcacaatatgcacagtttgatcaaaaatattgagaaaaaaaattcaaaagatttcGATACTGATGGAATTACATAAATATAGAGCTGATTCTGCTTCAGGAAAGTTGCACATAgtcatttgtttcaaattcggattcatggattctaccgctttagaagtttcaccttttcttttaatatcattgacagagtacttgcttagacagCGTcctttattagtaaagaaaactgaCTGTGTCTCTCagaaacttatcagcaaatgTCGAACTAAATAATGAAGAGTAACACATCTTAACTTAAGTCAGCCTTTGAATAGAGTGgcaatcagttgacttgacaacttgacagtttaaaagcaaattcatagTCCATCAACATggcaaagtgtaaacagtacagtacaacaaaagtaAACCAACTAACTCATTTCCACATGTGTAACTCCTTTattgcacattggctcaacatgttctcttcttgctttagagatctattgtgcaggaattacAAGTGaaggtaaattaatttttctctcatagtcacttggttctttctctttttttttcttttcattctttcaaaataaaattcgagtcgtctttgaaaaaacttcgagctaaaggaagttaacttcaagatattgggaataattagcatggaattaaagacaaaggagtCAGAACTTgataaaacttcgagttatagtaatattcgagatATGGGACTTCGAGTTACAGCCAATTgactgtatttatataaaattgtaaatatgatttttttaattacctaactgtttcttttaatttgtttctacaaatggaatatttattaactgacttcaaaaaaggaggttatgatttcgtcttgcggctttttatgtatgtttttgtattactccaAGAATACTTTAcccatttgaaaaattcttttttttttgtttggaaggataTACTTTCCAAATGGTCCTAcattaattttgtctggatctgatgagaggtctcggagaaatctaagaaactttaatttttatgcgttgtggctacgtagaccagctttcgtcagctaAGTGATATGTAACGAATCATGTGGTTTTGGCATGAACAGTGcattttttcgatggaagaatcttgtcttgaacaatatttaaatctcacgcatcgggatgtttgattttaaCGGCACcccctgttaattttaattatagtcttactaatgtatttattacttatttagcaaatcagtaaattaaatgtattttgttacaaaaatagttgaattaattaatttaatagaACATTTTTtcgctaataaataacttcatttagtcattaaagttttttttttttttttttttttcaaatatttcattttgaaatatttttagttcaaggggaattgaaaacaaaaatgcccccccccccccctccgacaaaaattttgattgcaaagaAAATGTTTCGTCTCTTGACTTTGTTtggataaaattatttgttaggcttataaaaatgttaattaatgcttaatttttcaaactttaagatttcttttaatgttataTTTCTGAAAGATTTCATTCCACGTTAAGTATTCTCATAAAACTAACCTGATGATGAAACTCAAGATCCTTGTTtatgtttcctttttattttctcaatttagCTCCAGCTATGGGACACAGGAGGAATGGAAAGAGTTGCCTCTATAACAAGTAGTTACTACAAGTTTGCAGAAGCAGCCATACTAGTGTTTAGCTTTGACAGTCCCGATTCCTTCAATATCTTATCCCAACACTTACTGGACATAGTTACCTATGCTGAAAGTGCCAAAATATTTCTGTGTGGAAATAAGACGGATCTGTTGAGCCAGAATTCCAATGACTCTATCACAGATGCCGATATCGAAAACTTCTGTGAGCAGTGCCACAATCTTGTGAGTGGAATTTATAAAACTTCATGTAAATCAGGTGCAGGTGTAGAAGAAATGTTTAATGATATCGCGAGGCAATTGGTTGGCACCTGCAGAGTCAAAGATATTGAGTTAGAAGTGAAAGATTCCTTTAAAGTTAGTGCTCAGGATGAACCAAACCAATCCTGCTCTTGCTAGTTTTCCTGATTgattccagggttcgtacgctccttcaaaactcctccaatactccttcatttaggaaatttttttgaagggccctccaatactccttcattttggttttaactccttcaaaactccttcttttttagttcaagactacataatcttcttcTATgacaataactaaaatatttcaatcgacaacttaacttcatCACAAGGGCGATTGTATAAAggcgattttaatgtaatttcgtgtatatatatatatatatatatatatatatatatatatatatatgtttcataaagatgtgatttacaaattgatatagaagtcataaaagttgaaggtgaaaatgttATTAGTTAACTAAGACGTTTcacaagtgaagtaaaacatgcttaaatggtgcttggctatttctccaagttttatgattattgtttctCTCTCCTTCCACCACACTCACAGCaacaaaagtcaggttgtctaattatttaaatatttataaatacatacGTTGATGTACTATACTAAGCgagtgtgttaaaaaaacaattgtttagtaaattgcagatatgatgttttaaaaagggtcatccacaagtgatgtcatgccttgagggggagacgggttcatgaaattgtgataaggggaagagagagggtgacatcacagctattataacaatatgtttttaaaatatgtgacTTCTAGCAAGAGgaagagttaggtgaagtgtgacactttgtgacaagggggtaagggggtcaaatatgttgaaataaAGTGCAACATCATTAactgacagcccattagtacgccttcaaaatctcattttactccttcaaaactccttcattttatttctgaaattgagtacgaaccctggatTCACTTATACTGTATGGAAtgttttatactttaaaataatatttaaatgtaaagttttgaATGCTAGTCACTAACAGTATTTGTaatagtgattttttaaaatatatttatttgtatcAGAACATAAATCTCTTATTTTGCTAAACTGGTTTAAATTTAAGATGTGTCAACAGTTAATGTGGCACACACAAGCGCGAAACGATTTGATTTCTGCTATAGTTGGTGCTTTGTGTATTTAATAACAGTTTTAATAGAAGCAATGCaagttttcttttcatatttacaACCTATGTGTGGTGTGCTTT is a window from the Uloborus diversus isolate 005 chromosome 6, Udiv.v.3.1, whole genome shotgun sequence genome containing:
- the LOC129223987 gene encoding ras-related protein Rab-1D-like yields the protein MATTKVPEQKVILCGEFGVGKSSLFRRFATNTFVSCSDRHSTLGLDHFDKIFNVHGRSVRLQLWDTGGMERVASITSSYYKFAEAAILVFSFDSPDSFNILSQHLLDIVTYAESAKIFLCGNKTDLLSQNSNDSITDADIENFCEQCHNLVSGIYKTSCKSGAGVEEMFNDIARQLVGTCRVKDIELEVKDSFKVSAQDEPNQSCSC